The genomic stretch aGTTGGATCAGGCTCTTGATGCTTCAATTTCCTAATCTGTCCATAAAACAGGGATACTGATACTTACAAACTTAACCTATAAGTGGTGCCGGGTGATACCAATGCCAGCACAGTGCTTCAACACgtgaagtgctatataaataattcttctccctcctgctccaTTCAAATATTTGTATCTTCCCCTATAGTCACTTACACAACTCTAGTATACATTACTAGTATATATTAACTCCTTTTAATCCTTTCTTCTAACAttattctgcctgtcagcttatttttgttgctcttctcttgctGCAAATTTATCGGCATATTTCAGGTGACACAGTGCCCAGCAATGAATGCAGAACTCCACATACAGTTACAAGACAACTGTGTAGAGTGGGGATCCTTAATTCCCTGCTCCATGATGCAATGCCTATGCATCCCTAAACTGCATTAGCTTTACTTTTGCTGCCACATGGCATTTATAAATTCAGGCCTGATTTGCTCTCCATTCTCGCCACCGTGTCTCTCTCAATATTATAGCCTCCTGGCTTTCTCCATACTACTGAGTATCTCATATTTtggattccttccccaccctgctaTATTAGCTGTATTTTTCTAGGAGGAGACTCATTTGTTATTTTCTGCTCAAGTTTTCACTCTCTGTACCTCCCTTCTGTATTTCTCTGTCCTGACCAGAGTTTGCAATTTCTCCAAGTTTAGTACCATTTGAGTTTCATTAGTCTCCCAAAGCCCACTTCTAGACCATTATCAAAGGCACTAAGTAAACTTGGACTTAATACCGCATGggtaatatattaaaaaaacccaaaaaccctgTAAGTATGCTtattcaaggctacagaaatcaAGCTGTGAAATTACAGTTCTACTTGACACAGCTGAAGtctggaaaaaaataacatgggCAGTGACACAAGATTTTATTGTCAGGTGCTCATTGGGAGAACGGAGCTCCCTTTAGAAGCCCACAAACTTACTCTAGGCAGTTAATGAATCAGAAAGCTACGTGCAAAACATTCCTTGTCATTTCCAACCCACCCACACCTCAAGCTGGGTTACCTGGACGTTGAGTGGAACAAAGGAGACTAGGCTGTAGTCCTCAATCACCTCCACCAACTTCTCATTGAGGCGACGGTAGTTCTTGAAGAACGGATCGGTGGCTAAATGGTCTACCAGATAAGAGAGATCTAGAACCTCGGTGTAATAATCCAGGTTGAAGGCTGCAAGGAAAGACAAGAGAAGCAGCTTCAGGACCAGCTTCCAGGGTCTGCATTTTTCCTATGggtttggaggtgggggggtccTGGCCCACCCCTTTCTTTGCCCTCTGAACATGCTCTGTGACAACATTAACTCCTCAGTGTGGCTAGCAGGGCAAGCTCCCTCTTCAAAGGCTCCAATGCCATCCTACCATCAAATGAGAATATGCAACAAAGCCCAGTGAACAGCGAGTCTCCCCATAGAGGGGTGAGTCAGACAGCTCCCCAGCAATCCCATTAGCACAAGAGGCTCCAGAGCTGAGAGTTTCCCCAACAGGTACAAGACAACTATTTCGTGTAGCGTCTCACACAGACTATGTCCCATCTGCTTTTAGAGTCAAATACAGAGTGACAAGAAGCAGGGAAGGAATGAGATGTGAAGACAAGCAAGACGATACATCTTCAGAGGAGATTTAGAGAGGTGGAGAGATGGAGTGAGGCTGTTCCACAtggcaggggctggagaggggagAGCAGGTGAATCAAATCACATCTAGAACGGTGGCAGGTGCAACTACTTCCAGATTCCTCAGCAAATACGTTACTGAAACAGGGACTCCTTCAGATTCGCACCAACCCACCAATGTACAACTAACACCCCCACCTTACACATCATTTGAATTTCGCCCACTGAGTTTAAGTTGgtttaaaatatatgttaaagGTGCAAGCTATACCACCTGAGACTTActgaatttggccccaagagTGGCGAGGCTGTGTGAAatgtcagagagaggaggctgatGATTGGCTggaacagaaaaggcagaagaaaGAACAGACAGGTCTACGGTGCTACCAGTGGACCCTGTGGCCACTTCAGGATCTCCTTTTTCTTACTGAATGGCTTTGAAAGCGCTTACGAGAGTACTCATGCACACAGCTAACTGCACAGTCCAGAATATTTCACCAAGAATTCTGGGAGATGTTATATACTTTTCCTGTCCATCATCCCCAAGTTGCCGATTATCAGGAGGTTAGTTTCTCTCTGATAAGAGTCAGCTCCACAGCACTTCCCTTCTACCCTCTGCTCCTTTGCAGGGTCCACTCATTTTCCTTCCACGCAGGCCTCCTTCCCAAAGGCTCTTACCCAGCTTGCCATACTGTTCTATCAGGTCCATCTTAGAGAGGACGTTGACGTGGGGCAATTCCACATGCAGCATGGTTGAGAGGGAGGTGCAGAGAACCGAGATGAACTTTCCAGGGTCTGTGCAGTAGTGGGAATCCACCAAATGAACTGCAGCCAACTGCAAAATGGAAACGAGAAATAGTGCAAAATCAGAGGCAGGGCAGAATCTGCCTATGCAAATATGCAGAAGTCACTAAGGCAAATCTGTGACACAGGAGAAAGATAAaggcatccagccctccagactcATGTGGTTCTAATCAGAAAAAAAACCATCAGCCAACTTCTCCCTAGATGTTTGATATACTTATTTGTATACCTCTGACCACTAAGCATGATCCACTGTATAGGATATTGACCAAACAAAGAGTCGGGAGACCTGGATTGTTTTCCCACCTTTGTCACTGATTTGCTGAATGACCTTGTGAAAATCACTTTGCTatgactcagtttcctcatctgtacaatggggataatgatactgacccacTTTTATAAAGTACTTTGGTATCAATGGATGAAAAAAGGTTACAGACGTGCCAAACTTTCACCAACAACAAGAGAGATTGTTAAAGTTGCAACTCTTCTTCCACTTCAGCCCCCTCTATTCACTTGCTTGGAATTTCTTTCCTTTCGGGATGAAactttccatgcttggtctcagCCCAAAGGCGATGGAAGTCCACGTTAAAACCAGTTTTGAATTACTGGACTGTATACAATTTTTCCACCTTTCCCATACAAGTATTCACCCCAAAATAACTCAATAACAGAGTAATTTTATAACATCCAACTTCTCTAGGACGAACAGTCGCAGTGTGGTTTGTGAAAGAATTAATAAATTTATAAACAATttgattaattatttttcataCATATGAAACAGATTGGTTTAGGATTTTAGTTCCGTTACTACCTGTCATACTATGAAATTGCACAAATGTATAACTCCATATTACAGAGTTCAATTGTGTCAACAGATAGATTTTTTCCTGTATCTATAGTGTACTGAAGCTTACAGACGTGCATAAGAACTCATCTATACAACTCTatagtgatttttcttttttcagaaaggATAAAAATTAGATGCAAAGAACTATGTGAATGCACCACCATGTttattcaaacacacacacaaatgcaaaagTTAAGATTCTAAATAAGATTCTCAAGTAAAattacgcaaaaagaaaaggagtacttgtggcaccttaaagactaaccaatttatttgagcataagctttcgtgagctacagctcacttcatcagatgcatccgatgaagtgagctgtagctcacgaaagtttatgctcaaataaattggttagtctctaaggtgccacaagtactccttttctttttgcgaatacagactaacatggctgttactcagAAAGTAAAATTACCTTACCCTCCTTGATTGTCCAGTATACCGGTTATACATTAATGGTCTAGCCAGTAATCCAAAGTATGAGATATATGTAATGTAAGCAAGACAGTTTTATTATGGAAACCTTCACTTGTGCATTTGCTGGCTTGTGTGTTTCAACGTACAAGAATGttgcattaaaataaatgtttgcatCAAGcacattaaaatataatttgcCCCATAATTTTTGTTAACTGAATGAGATCTGGGTTACACATCTTGAAAGATCATTTGAATTTCTTGGGATAGAATCCTTCAGGTCCAGAGTAATCTGGCATACAAACATTCCTCCCTATCCCAAGCTACAACGTTCACTGGGTTAAAATGTGAAAACTTCGTAGAAAGACACTAGGAGTAGAGCAAAGGAAGAGCCCTGGATTCTATTCTTTTGACTTGCTgggtagccttgggcaagtcctctttgtgcctcattccccacaaaatactttcctacctttgtaaagtgcttttataTACTTGGTTGAATGGACCAATACAAAGCAAGagcatattattaattattacataCACTCCACAGATTCATAAGGCCTGTCTGCAAGACATAACACTTTTAAACGTGGTTCAGCAAACATGCGAGAGCTACGGGTGCTGAACCATCTTATTACTATACATAAAACCCAAAACATACCCTGAAGTTCCACTTAGCTAACTGTGCAAAGACATTTTTCAATGCGCCATGGTGGGTGCAGAGTTCTACCTGCCCTGGGCAGTCAAACAAAAAGTAATGACCCTTGAGTTTAGCCAGCTTTTCCTGCAGCCAGTCAAAGTTGGCTTCCAGGTACTCCATGCAATAGATCAAACCACCATTGGGGCCCAGTTTCAGATTATCCATCACATCAGCCAGGGTGATAAGCTCTGAGATGTCCACAGCACACTGATAAGGAGTCCCTTCATTGGCTGGGTCCAGATTCACCACAGCCACCTTCCGCCCAATCCTGGACATGAATTCCTGCATGCCAAAGCAGTAAGTGGTCTTCCCCGAGCCAGGTGGCCCAATCACTGCCTGGCCAAAGGCCAGGCAAGACACATGGTTTTCTGACATGTCAGCTCATTTCTTTCTCCTCctagaaagagaaaaggaaaaggttAAGACAGTGCTCTTTATTCGTGTTTATAGGAATATTATGCATTGAAAACTGAAGTTGCCAAGTAATTCTCAGACCTAGGGGGGCCTATCACGTAACACCCCCCTTTCACCTCCTGAGCAAGATGGAGGGACCATGCCAAGACAGGAGAGTAAGCCTCATTTTATCCTTCCTGTCTGGACAGTCTCCAGTCCCTTCCAGGCAGTGGAGTAGGCAATATCTCAGTCTGTCCATTGGCCCAAACCAGCTGCAGAAAATAACCACGATATAAAGGGCTACGCCGCAAAGGGGAGCAGATTCAGATTCTTGCTGACAAGATGTTGAGTGTCTTTGAAGTTCTTTCAGCCTGTCTAGGACTGTTACTTTCAGATGCACCCATTACGGTTACCTTTACTATCCGACAGGGATTCCTGCACCTGGATAGTCAGAGGATTTTATTTTCCACTGGATGAAGATGGCTTTTGGTTGACGTTATAATTCAGTGGTCAGTCTCATTTTGGGACACAAAGTCAAGTCATTGTAACTGGTTCTCAAGCTAGTAAAAATATTAATATCAAACCCAAGAGAAAAATCCCTGGGCAGAGAGCTTAGAAACAATAGGAAGCACATTTATTTAAGGCCCTGGAGCCTGTAACACCTCTTCACTGCCAGGCTCAGCTTTGTGGGGTCACTGATGGGAGCATGGCTGGGGAGGTGGCCTGAGGGATAACGGAGAGGGATGAGATGCTAGGGTGGTGGTCAGGAGGAGCAGATGGGGTAAGGGAGGTTTGGGGAGGGAACCTGAGGGAGGTTAGACCACTGGGGGCAGAGAGTGGGGGATATTAGCAGATGCCTAGGAGATCTGGAGAAGCTTAGAGAGAGGAGGAGGGTCTGGGGAAGGCTGGGCAGGGGGACGGAGGGTCTAACGGAGCAGGCGATCAGGGGTCCACCAACAGGGTTAAAGCCAGTTCATAAAACAGCCTGAAAAAagcgtgagagagactgtgtgtgtgtgggggggggcgggggtctcaTAACCCCTGGCCAAGTAAACGTTCACGCGTTTGAAACAGACAAGTCACCCTTTCTCCTGTGCACCTAGGACATGATCACACGCTGAGCTCACTAAGCTACTGATCCCCGCTGACTGCTGCCGTTTATACCGGGAACGACAAAGCCCCGCACACGTGATTCGCGTTAGACACCCTGCGACCGCGGGCTCTGGGGGCTGAGTGAGGctcggggaggcggggggggtctctctgggattggggggtgcaggggccgtcagcggggcggggggggtcgctGAGGGGCCGGGGCCCGTCCCGGGGGAGCGGCCCGCCCCTCAGGCGCTGGGGGGCcggcggggagcgggggcagcGCGGCCTCCGCCCCGCCAGGCCCCGTGGGAGCGGCGGGCGGGCGACGCCCCGCGAGCAGCCTCACCTCCGCGGCTCCGCCGAGGGCCCCCTCCTGCCCGTCGCGCCGCTTCCGGCGCGTGTCCCAGCTGCTCGGGTCCGGCGGGCGGGGCGGGAGCGAGCGGGAAGGTTCCGGGAGCCCGCTACGTCCTCGTTGTCCGAAGCTGATGAATATTCATGAGGCGCTGCCCCCGCCGGGCAGggctgagctaggagattggcgCCCCCTGGCGGCAAGACAGGAAAAGGAAGCAGAGCGGGAAAGCCCAAAGGCTCTGGCGCCAGGAGCTAGCACAGCAGAGCGCCCCCTACAGCCTTGGGGGTGACAGGCAGCCTGCTCGGACGCTGCTCAAGCACTGCACTGGTTTCGCTGTTGATTAGCTTCCAGGCCTGGCCATGGCTCACGTGCGGGGCAGAGACCCCCGAAAATTATTTATCCAGGACACTAaatgctgcggggggggggggggctccatTCCCCGCCCACAGCCCTCGTTCTGAGCTAATTAATTTAACATTAAGGCAGAGGCAGCCCACTTGCATGGAAcacaagggaaggtcatgcctgactaatctaatcgccttctatgacgagataactggctctgtggatgaggggaaagcagtggatgtattgtatcttgactttagcaaagcttttgacacggtctcccacagtattcttgtcagcaagttaaggaagtatgggctggatgaatgcactataaggtgggtagaaagctggctagattgttgggctcaacgggtagtgatcaatggctccatgtctagttggcagccggtgtcaagtggagtggcccaggggtcggtcctggggctggttttgttcaatatcttcataaatgatctggaggatggtgtggattgcactctcagcaaatttgcggatgatactaaactgggaggagtggtagatatgctggaggggagggataggatacagagggacctagacaaattggaggattgggccaaaagaaatctgatgaggttcaataaggataagtgcagggtcctgcacttaggatggaagaacccaatgcacagctacagactagggaccgaatggctcggcagcagttctgcggaaaaggacctggggtgacagtggacgagaagctggatatgagtcagcagtgtgcccttgttgccaagaaggccaatggcattttgggatgtataagtaggggcatagccagcagatcgagggacgtgatcgtccccctctattcgacattggtgaggcctcatctagagtactgtgtccagttttgggccccacactacaagaaggatgtggataaattggagagagtccagggaagggcaacaaaaatgattaggggtctggaacacatgacttatgaggagaggctgagtgaactgggattgtttagtctgcggaagagaagaatgaggggggatttgatagctgctttcaac from Eretmochelys imbricata isolate rEreImb1 chromosome 19, rEreImb1.hap1, whole genome shotgun sequence encodes the following:
- the GPN2 gene encoding GPN-loop GTPase 2, translating into MSENHVSCLAFGQAVIGPPGSGKTTYCFGMQEFMSRIGRKVAVVNLDPANEGTPYQCAVDISELITLADVMDNLKLGPNGGLIYCMEYLEANFDWLQEKLAKLKGHYFLFDCPGQVELCTHHGALKNVFAQLAKWNFRLAAVHLVDSHYCTDPGKFISVLCTSLSTMLHVELPHVNVLSKMDLIEQYGKLAFNLDYYTEVLDLSYLVDHLATDPFFKNYRRLNEKLVEVIEDYSLVSFVPLNVQDKESMRRVMQAVDKANGYSFGDLEQRSLEALMSAAVGADFHFTSTLAVQEKYVQPQEKTVEQEAMEI